From the Argentina anserina chromosome 3, drPotAnse1.1, whole genome shotgun sequence genome, the window AGCCCTATTGTGACGTTAATGAAGAAATAAGGACAAGTGCTATTTCCTCACTAGCTAGTCGTCCCCATGTTTTCTGGTCAATGTTTTGGACCATTGCTTTCTGCATATATGTGAAGCAGAATGGTCGTGCTGCCTCTCTCTCTAAGTCTCTATATACACATCTCGCTGCCTATACTCAGTGTGCCTGGACTTGCTGGTCCTTCTTCATTCATTTCCGGCCTATTATATATGCATCTTGATCGATGTCCTTTGTTATATGGTCCTGTTATATATGCATTCAATCGTGCTATGTAATAATGTAACTATAGTCGCACATGCTAAACTGCTGCAGCACATCTCCCAttctaagtttttttttatgaaacggaaatatatattataccaaaaaaaattacaacaaaTGAACACTCGGTGGtggaataaaatttctcaCACTATGTTCAACCAACACTGTTAGTCACATGACTATCACAAAAGCAATAGACATAAGCCAATAATGCATAATCTTGAACCAATCAAATCTGATTCTATAAGTAGTCGATAACCTACTCACCGCTAATCTCAAGAAGAGAACTGCTCCAATAACATCACATACTAAAACCTCTGACATATTTGTAGATACAACCTTCTCATTACAGTAACACCTATAAAGAACCgacttttaaataatttttaaaaatgaCATACACCATAAACATGTTCACTCAACGACATAACCAAACCCCAGCATCCTAAACTCACACAAAGTGAGGGATGACAAAACCTCATcgataaatgacacataataccgacacataataccgcataagaagaacaatcatcgataaatgacacataataccgcatttcTAATACAATAGACTCTTTGGAGGAGTGCCCCCAaatatcagaatgaattaattcaaaatgaagaatacttttagtagaagtactaggggaataagtataTTGATGACTTGCCCAAAATACATGTCTCATAACGTAAaaagactcatccacactaataagCAAAGTTGGCAtgaattttttcataacactaaaagatgtatgccctaagcgacgatgccataactaaacttcacttagcttgtcagaagtggagagtaaagcggtccgagactgtcccCCGGGTTTTTCCCCCACatatgtcagatccagatgaaataACCGatccctcagatacccccgaccaattaaccctccggtgagaagatcctgaaatatcacatacataggaagaAAGGTCACATAACACTTAGCAtcagtgttcaattggggaaaaatatcaaatgatgagataaagcaggtacatagagcacattgtgaagctctattatgggagtaatacgaacatgCCCTTTCCCTCTCACAAGGAAGGCTTCACCATTAACATTAGTAACTGTAGGGTACTTGTGGAggggacaatacggtaaaataagatttgtcataagtcatatgattagacgcaccagaatcaataatccatgtatcaaaactaacaaagttagaaatattgaaagccataccaatttgaccacgaccagctatggaGGCTGTAGGTGGTGATCCTCCTGATgtgtgatgatcatgtccaaccacaccatagatatatGGTTCCTGAACTAATTGAATAGCTGTTTTCTTCTTGGCACAATAATTAGGCcgcttaggcctaaggtgtggatacaacttctaacaggtcgcacgagcatggttattatcatgacaataagagcaaggagggcggggctgattccaAAGCCTGTGGTGGTCCTTGTTGATGAAGTGGAGCTGAAGTTGCTTGCAGAAGGAGTGGTGCTGGAGATCTAACATgaatagtaaggctggaaacgACAGCCGGTGCCTGAAGAAGACTCTCATGCTGAGACTTATCCTTACGGATATAGGTAAAAGCGGTGATTAGGCTATGGGGTTCGGTCTTTCTGAGCAATTCGCCTTTCGCattgttatgctttgcatcaagacttTTCAGGAAATAGTGAACTCGTTTaagctccttctctttttggtaccaaacaatatcctcatgATTTTTGATCAGGCAAGAATGTTTcgcatcaatctcagcccaaatattcttcagtttggtgaaatagtgcaCCACCAGTTGCCCATCATGTTGTATTGCCaaagcggtgcacattaactcatgaacctgtatgaaatcagagtcattagtatataagccttccagtgtctcccatattACCTGCGCATTGGCACATGcttccaccagatcaactatgtcgtcattcatagctttccacaagacagacatgacaagaccatcgtCGTCATCCCATTTATTGTAGGCAAAAATATCATCATaactaggagccttagtgactCCGGTGACATGCCctatcttgtgcatgcctccAAGATGAGCGGCCATAAGTCACTTttatttacggaaattggtcccattgagtttggcgtccccaaatgaaccactgtcagaacccttgacagatacttcaaatgtcTAAACATCAGGGATCTGAGAAATTTCTACTTCGTATctagaacccattgaaaaataatttaaaaatcaggaattatgcagcaaaatcacaaaaatttgataaaaaatcTGTCTTCGGTGCACCTGCACTGTCGGTGGACTTGCACTGACAGCCAAGGCTTTTGAATTTGGGCTgagccgggtcgggtcgaataTGGCCGGGTCGGATCAGGTCAAATCTGGGCCGGGCCGGATCGATTGAAACCAGGTCGGGTGGTGCGGAGAGTAGCCGAAAGAGCCGAAAAAACGGGCGGAGGAGCAACGTGGAAGGGCAGCAGAAACAACGCCGAGAGGATGGCAGAAGCAGCGCCGGAGGAGCGACATCGGAGGGCAGCAACGCCGGGTTTAGAGGCGGAGGGCAGTAGCAACAAGGCCGTAGGAGTGCTACGGCAACATCGGAGGGTAGTGGCAGTACAGAGGAGTGACGGCGACGTCGGGGACCGTCGGAGGACAGCGGTGACTTAGAGGCACAGACCGGAGCCAGACGGGAGGAGACGGAGGGCAGCggctggaaaaaaaaagaaaaaaaaccaggAAAAAAATGGAGCAAtataaagagaaaagaaaaaatggctCTTATACCAAGTTGAATTAAACTGATATCTATTTTCATACACGGATTGACcctatatataatctaaaGACCATACATCACGTATCTGATTCACGCTAACACTTTAGACCTAGTAAACCTTTGAGGATACGATCATatcaaaaaggaaaaaaaattatacctAACTATACATGCACGCACAAGAGAGCTTCATAGTGCAATTTCATTTCCACGCTCATCGGCACATGTTTTATGCTGAAGTTTTACCTCCATCTACTATTTTGCTCATCTGTGTATATTCGTATAAAGCAATTTTGGCCATGTTGAGTgaaattttattgttgagATAAATTAACCAAACCATCCATTAGCAACCCTAGCTAGATCgttaaatttgaaaatgttACTAAACCTACTCATTCGCTTtcattcttccctgctcactCTATGCAACTGCAACATAAAAAAGCTTTACTTGTGTTTGTCTGCACAAAAGTGTACAAATTAAGATGAATGTCGTGCCCATAGTCGACCTATATTGAAGATAAGAGAAATGAATGAACTGTAAGGGAACAAATTTAAGTGAGAAAACTCTTCTTCTGCCATACATTATATCAATTCCTAGTGTGGATGCTTCCAACAGTAGACACGCAGAAATTAATGGGGTAACTTTGTAGACGCAATTTCGTTGTCCTTACAAGCTTTGGTGGATAATTTTCACATGCAATGACAAAATAATGGacgtataaaaaaaaagacaaaataATGGAGCAAACAAATTCGATATTTCTGACCTTCGTCTACCTATGAGTTCCTAATTAATAAACTTGTCTGATCCCGGTCTTGTTGCCCTCTCCATCATTgttcttttcttcatcactgcAATGTTGTTTTCTCTCGATCAACCATCGTCTGATaccaaaaatttcattcataagCCAGTgttctttttgtttgttacttGGGTATTAGATTGAGTTTACACTGTTCATTTATATTGGGCCGTTTACGTTTCAGCTGGCCCAATACATAATGATTGAAcatgaaaaaagagaaaattatttataaaacTGGTCCCGGCGGGGCTCGAACCCGCGACCTTCGGCTCATAAGACCAACGCTCTAACCAACTGAGCTACGGGACCTCTTTGATACTAATTCCATATTCTTTCTATTAATTAAATACAAGCCGATGGCATACTTTGCAGTTCACTCTGACTCTATAATTCTTATAGTAGTAGAACTGAAATTTAAAACATGATAATGCTTAGCAAGAGTTTCCAAGTGACACGACCATCTAGTTGCTTAGCCAAAAGAGATGAACAAACACGAAACTGATTCAATCTCCACTAAGAAAAGTAGAAACCATATATCCAATATCTATATTTTGGCTGCCAATGTCGTTGCATGTCTTTTATTAAAGTAGTACGTGCTTTCGTTAATTGGAGATGACAAGGAATTGCAGAAACTATAATAGCGAGCGATCAATGGTGCATGGTTAAAGTCCTACAGCTAAGAGCTCAaggacctttttttttgttgttgcttGAGAGATAGTGTTATAGTGCGTGAAGCaattatattagtgttgtcTAGAATACTACCTTGTATCTTAGTGCAACTCTGCTCTGCACTTTTGAtcaattactttcagtaaaccATTACTGGCTTATCCAATGTCCCATTCACCCTGTCTGTTACCCGGTGATCACAAAATTCTGGTCATTTGGTTCCAATGAACACATATAGTCAGCTCCTATATTCCCCCAGAATCAGCAAGAAAGATTCATTAGATAGGAAAGCAAAGTTTACAATGATGCTCTTTGAACTATATTTACTCGCCATTTATCACATGTCTAGGAATCATGGTTCTAATGTGTGCGAATTAATCACAGCTCTGATCCTAAACACGAATTTTTGAGATGCTATCGATCAGCACAATTTTGGTCACAGAAGGATCCAACAGAGTCTGCAATGTCAACAATGTGCTCGCTAGTACCTATTTACTATTTCGGAATATACATTTCATCACATTTGCACATTTCACTACATTGCCGGGCAACAATGCTCCACTGAAGTTTATTAGAAAAACAATGAAATCATGTTCTAGGCCCAAAGGGCAAGGATGGACATGGAGATAGAGCCAAGAACAAGGgcgatgaatgaagttttcctCAACCATGAATTAGAGGTCATCATCTTGTTGTGGAAGAAATCAAGAGATATAAGATCGACAAGAGCCATGTAAATGAGAATACCCGAGGAGAAAGACCCCAACAATCCCTCCATGATCAAGGCGTTAGGGCTACTGTCGTCGTAACCTGTCAACGAGAATAAGATCATCCCCAGAACAATCCCCATTGGAGTAGTCACTGCAAACATGAAGCACATGTAGGCCGTTGTTCCAAAGGTGAACCCTGCCTGCAATACATACAAGAAAAAACATTGTTCTTTCATTAATCCTTCTCTACTTTCAGGCTTCGTACTTCTACTTTATGCACCTTTCGAGTGCGTCATACAATTGCTCGTCTTTTTTAGCATTGTGgcaaacaaaatataaattaatctCTTCTATAAAGATTTCATTGTTCATAGAGAACAGGATTCTCCCTAAACAACTACTCAAGCAACAAATCATTCTCTTCTCCAAGGTAAAACAGCCCGAATCAGATACAAACCCTCCTCAAGTGAACAGGATCAGTTAAAAGCAGCACCATTGAACAAATATGTAGAACTATTTACGATTAAACACATATATTCACACGATCGATAAGCCAATCTTGTTCTTCTGAAAACAGAACCAATGCCAAAACTAAACGAAATGGAAACTAAATCCTgattttagtaattaagagTAAACAAAAGTTGCAACCATTATACTCAATATTGCCAATTTCAAAACCTATGAACAAAATTAATTGAAAAACTCCCATTGATCAAACTCGCAATCTTGCACTTATTAAGCTTGTTAATCGAATCTTATTCTCTACCTTAATTTGTGGTACGAAGCTAAACCCGTGATATAGTCAGTAAACAATTTCGTGTACGAGTCTAATATATATGCCTGTAGTAATGGAATACCAGACTTTAATCTATCTAATCAAGCAATATAAACAACTTGATGAAGGAAATTCAGGAATCAACTTAGTAAATGTaactaaaatataaataaaaatctaAGTAAGAAATAAATTTACCTGAGCAATGCAGCCACCGAGGCCCATGCCCTCGAAAATCTGATGAAACGCAAGCGCAGCCACCAATGGTCGTATGGTGCATTGATTCTGAGACATCCCCATCGTCACTCCTATAATCACAGAGTGAAATATTATCCCTATCTCCAAAACCTGTGACACCAATCTCTGCTTCATTCGGATCATCATCTCCTCCTGGCTATGGTTATGGCCACTACTAACTGCACCTTCAACTTTCAACTCGATCGCCGACGCCTTCTTGGTCTGCAGCTCCTCCGTGGTGGCCACCGGGAGGACCTCGTACTGGCCGTGGGAGTGAGCAGTGTGGCTCTCCATGTGGGCACTGGCAGTGAGGTCGACGAGGAGTGCAGCGATGGCGCCGATCATGGTAACGAGGCCGGAGAAGGGGTAGTCCTTCCAGGGGTGGCGGGAGGCGACTTGGCAGTCGGAGAGGGCGGCGAAAGCGTCGGGGAGGACGTGGACGAGGGAAGTGGAAAGGATGACGCCGGCGGCGAAGCACTTGATTAAGAGAGTTGCGCGGTCGTAGGCGGGCTTGCCTTGGAAGTGACGTGCGAGGAGGACGGGGGAGGTGATGCCGACGACGCTGGTGATGAAGATGACGGCAATGGAGATGAGCTTCAGCTGCGCCGCCGCGTGGCCGTCTCGGCACGCGAGGGTTCGGGCGGTGTCGGAACCGCACGCGGCCATGTGGGGGGAGGGGGGGTGTGAGTCGAAGGTTACACACTTGGGatgatagagagagagagagagagagacagagagagagagagagagtgtgtgtgtgtgttgggTTTGGCTTGGTTTCGTGGACTTGTTGTGTTCTGAGAGAGGAAgaa encodes:
- the LOC126788071 gene encoding zinc transporter 6, chloroplastic — translated: MAACGSDTARTLACRDGHAAAQLKLISIAVIFITSVVGITSPVLLARHFQGKPAYDRATLLIKCFAAGVILSTSLVHVLPDAFAALSDCQVASRHPWKDYPFSGLVTMIGAIAALLVDLTASAHMESHTAHSHGQYEVLPVATTEELQTKKASAIELKVEGAVSSGHNHSQEEMMIRMKQRLVSQVLEIGIIFHSVIIGVTMGMSQNQCTIRPLVAALAFHQIFEGMGLGGCIAQAGFTFGTTAYMCFMFAVTTPMGIVLGMILFSLTGYDDSSPNALIMEGLLGSFSSGILIYMALVDLISLDFFHNKMMTSNSWLRKTSFIALVLGSISMSILALWA